One segment of Synechococcus sp. MU1617 DNA contains the following:
- a CDS encoding NAD(P)/FAD-dependent oxidoreductase: MEAHVRIEEILYQIHKVMQEKPKLYILGGGLAGISIAINKKHDFDATIIESSEQLGGLLNGIQINGNQYPIGAHFLRKSGNTELDEVLFSEHYKWKYFDVLSAASTSFGCIDTDTGFLNINSSSTSFKLSFYMHLLKNLLKNIFLKRSEKHPDNLLEMIKVRFGAMVAEQFNNLSNKYYGLDLEEQEIDSIDPLACTDRVKCLTPRQTILLKKIAYFDRKIAYHRSTSTGLLKQNFVPYQLQYKEWWHAIAENLKELSINLVMNTQVVEANPEKLVLNSLNASSERRYHEIKLREGDTYIDTIGLIKRTAANQTHTTLLFFESDQQPLIRNHFVTSYTSRDVFSRITLCRNIGGNHNGFVVEIVLRKERMPSIEVLESTCIDQMKEYAIISRSAKTKLVKYINLRAKGFRPKLLTNKALDAGKNKSYGIQNNENWFMGEIANAK; this comes from the coding sequence TTGGAAGCACATGTTAGAATAGAAGAAATTTTATATCAGATACATAAAGTGATGCAAGAAAAACCTAAGCTATACATTTTAGGAGGGGGTCTAGCAGGAATATCGATAGCAATAAATAAGAAACATGATTTTGACGCCACAATAATTGAAAGTTCTGAGCAACTCGGAGGGTTGCTAAATGGTATACAAATCAATGGAAACCAATATCCAATTGGTGCTCATTTCTTGAGGAAGTCGGGAAACACAGAACTCGACGAGGTTCTATTTTCAGAACATTATAAATGGAAGTACTTTGATGTATTAAGTGCAGCGAGTACAAGTTTTGGATGTATTGACACAGACACAGGATTTCTAAATATTAATAGCTCGAGCACAAGCTTCAAGTTAAGTTTTTATATGCATCTCTTAAAGAATTTGTTGAAGAATATATTCCTCAAAAGAAGCGAGAAACATCCTGATAATCTATTAGAAATGATCAAAGTTCGTTTTGGGGCAATGGTTGCCGAACAGTTTAACAATCTAAGCAATAAATATTACGGATTAGACCTTGAAGAACAAGAAATAGATTCGATTGATCCACTTGCATGTACAGATAGAGTCAAGTGTCTAACACCAAGGCAGACTATTTTGCTAAAGAAAATTGCATATTTTGATCGTAAAATTGCATATCATAGGTCGACCTCCACAGGGCTATTAAAACAAAATTTTGTCCCATATCAATTACAATACAAAGAATGGTGGCACGCAATTGCAGAAAATCTGAAAGAATTAAGCATAAATCTAGTCATGAATACACAAGTAGTTGAAGCTAACCCAGAAAAACTAGTCCTTAATAGTCTAAATGCAAGTAGCGAAAGGAGGTATCATGAAATAAAGTTACGAGAGGGGGATACTTATATAGATACCATAGGGCTAATAAAAAGAACCGCAGCGAATCAGACACATACAACTTTACTATTCTTTGAAAGTGATCAACAGCCATTAATAAGAAATCATTTCGTAACATCCTATACATCAAGAGATGTCTTTTCTAGAATTACTTTGTGTAGAAACATTGGCGGTAATCATAATGGATTTGTAGTTGAAATCGTCCTTAGAAAAGAGAGGATGCCTAGCATTGAAGTATTAGAATCAACTTGCATTGATCAGATGAAGGAGTATGCAATCATATCTAGGAGCGCTAAAACAAAACTAGTAAAATATATAAATTTGCGCGCAAAAGGGTTTAGACCTAAATTACTAACTAATAAAGCACTAGATGCTGGCAAAAACAAAAGCTACGGGATTCAAAATAATGAAAATTGGTTTATGGGAGAGATAGCGAATGCCAAATAA
- a CDS encoding DUF4910 domain-containing protein produces the protein MKPIDLAKELYPIHRSITGEGVRESLKVIKEFIDILEIKSYKSGEKCFDWEIPPEWSIKSGWIKDLQGNKVIDLHDNNLHVISYSDRVQGVMKREDLMKKIYTIPKQPNAIPYITSYYDKNWGFCMSENQKQEMKDEYYEVNIDSDFDEAGEMNYGEILIPGKSSKEVLLSTYICHPSMANNEISGPVVSAFVSKWLQQLANRKYTYRILFLPETIGSIAYISKNLDYLRAKLIAGFVLTCIGDTRNYSYVPSKYGKTLADEAAKIALFSIDKSFKQFTWNDRGSDERQYCAPGVNLPVCSIMRTKYCEFPEYHSSLDDFNLVTNIGLEGGIEAIRRTIQVIESNEIPECKIKCEPQLGRRGLYPSISNRDNYKKVQNMLNVISYCDGSNDMISISKLCKLDYFSTKEIVDALKEKGILRVVH, from the coding sequence ATGAAACCGATTGATTTAGCAAAAGAGCTTTATCCAATCCATAGAAGCATAACGGGTGAGGGAGTAAGAGAGAGCCTAAAAGTAATCAAAGAATTTATAGATATTTTGGAAATAAAATCCTATAAGAGTGGGGAAAAATGTTTCGACTGGGAAATCCCGCCGGAGTGGTCTATCAAAAGCGGATGGATAAAAGATTTACAAGGAAATAAAGTTATTGACTTGCACGATAACAACTTACATGTAATCAGCTATTCAGACAGAGTACAAGGAGTAATGAAGCGAGAAGATTTGATGAAGAAAATTTATACGATACCTAAACAACCAAACGCGATTCCATACATCACTTCGTACTACGATAAGAACTGGGGATTCTGCATGAGCGAAAATCAAAAACAAGAGATGAAAGATGAATATTACGAGGTAAACATTGACAGCGACTTTGATGAAGCAGGGGAGATGAATTACGGAGAAATATTGATACCTGGAAAGTCCAGCAAAGAAGTACTATTATCAACATATATATGCCATCCATCGATGGCAAATAATGAAATATCGGGTCCGGTAGTATCGGCATTTGTATCGAAATGGCTACAGCAATTAGCCAATAGAAAATATACATACAGGATATTATTTCTTCCCGAGACAATTGGATCAATTGCATATATATCAAAAAATCTAGATTATCTAAGGGCTAAATTGATAGCAGGTTTTGTATTGACATGTATTGGAGATACACGAAATTATTCGTATGTGCCATCAAAATACGGAAAAACACTGGCTGATGAAGCCGCGAAAATAGCTTTATTCTCAATTGATAAATCTTTCAAGCAGTTTACATGGAATGATCGAGGAAGTGATGAAAGACAATACTGTGCTCCAGGTGTTAATCTACCAGTATGTTCAATTATGCGAACTAAATATTGTGAGTTCCCGGAATATCATTCGTCATTAGATGATTTTAATCTGGTCACAAATATAGGCTTGGAAGGCGGTATAGAAGCCATAAGAAGAACAATACAAGTAATTGAGTCAAACGAAATCCCAGAGTGTAAAATTAAGTGTGAGCCACAATTAGGGAGGAGAGGGCTTTATCCGTCCATATCCAACAGAGACAATTATAAAAAAGTACAGAACATGCTTAACGTTATAAGTTACTGCGATGGGAGCAATGATATGATAAGCATATCAAAATTGTGCAAATTAGACTACTTTTCAACCAAAGAGATAGTAGATGCTCTGAAAGAAAAGGGGATACTTAGGGTAGTGCATTAA
- a CDS encoding bifunctional 2-polyprenyl-6-hydroxyphenol methylase/3-demethylubiquinol 3-O-methyltransferase UbiG yields MKQVSYTKRYEELYQKGYQINKYPYDLVVSNVLKNFPKEDPTYRYKALDLGCGVGNHVKFLAMEGFDVWGVDSSPTALKIAKNMLDEANLTAQLIEDNLLNIDNYPNKYDLILDRQSLSNLTCKDIQIVIDKAITMLNPGGKFISFMFNKEHPGFSELKYAKEIEKDTWSFESEYKSSCFSNINQITLIDLDTYKSFFHRLEPLSIINNSQKCIVSKEGISEYVGVFRKP; encoded by the coding sequence ATGAAACAAGTCAGCTACACCAAAAGGTATGAGGAGCTATATCAAAAGGGCTATCAGATTAATAAATATCCATACGATTTAGTTGTTTCAAATGTACTTAAAAATTTCCCTAAAGAGGACCCAACTTATAGGTATAAAGCGTTAGACCTCGGTTGTGGAGTTGGAAACCATGTCAAATTTCTAGCCATGGAAGGATTTGATGTCTGGGGAGTTGATAGCTCACCTACTGCCTTAAAGATAGCGAAAAACATGCTAGACGAAGCAAACTTGACAGCACAATTGATTGAAGATAATTTACTCAACATAGACAACTATCCAAATAAATATGATCTAATACTTGATCGTCAGTCTTTATCGAATCTAACCTGTAAGGATATTCAAATTGTCATAGACAAGGCAATTACTATGCTTAACCCTGGTGGGAAATTTATTTCATTTATGTTCAACAAAGAACATCCTGGATTTTCAGAACTTAAATATGCAAAAGAAATCGAAAAAGACACATGGAGCTTTGAAAGTGAATACAAAAGCAGTTGTTTTAGCAATATAAATCAGATTACTCTGATTGACTTAGATACTTATAAATCATTTTTTCACAGACTAGAGCCCTTATCGATTATTAACAATAGCCAGAAATGTATTGTAAGCAAAGAAGGAATTTCTGAATATGTAGGGGTATTCAGGAAGCCTTGA
- a CDS encoding GNAT family N-acetyltransferase, with protein MPNKYTIEECIVGEDWDKIHSTRSTSKNIFLSSTLINSLDVPIYSFYICKGNEKLASFVAPMNRDKNRIISHDFFIYNGITHFSCNNQNKSQILSMNLSVQEELAKYLDFRFDEVIFSTHPSIKDIRSFLWHNYNTNCRKFEVEMRFTSYIHLDDEPESFRDLKENKLFRNCSSARKQEIRYSQRKGVTTEMTTEISSFVDLYRKTFERQNISVGEEKLIELKEFLESLNRAGLLLIFNSYSEDGNLGSIAIFLVQHDQACYLYGASDPEQRGSHTGTAVLWEAFEELTRRNVEVVDLEGINSPKRGWFKTSFGGTIERYFSLALNNK; from the coding sequence ATGCCAAATAAGTACACAATTGAAGAGTGCATAGTAGGTGAGGATTGGGATAAGATTCACTCAACAAGGTCAACAAGTAAAAACATATTTCTATCATCAACATTGATCAATTCTCTAGATGTGCCAATTTATTCATTTTATATATGCAAGGGAAATGAAAAGTTAGCCTCATTCGTGGCGCCAATGAATAGGGATAAAAATAGGATAATAAGCCATGATTTTTTTATATATAACGGTATCACACACTTTTCATGTAATAATCAAAATAAATCACAGATCTTATCTATGAATTTAAGCGTACAAGAAGAGCTTGCCAAGTACCTAGATTTTAGGTTTGATGAGGTGATATTTTCTACACACCCATCAATTAAAGACATAAGATCATTTTTATGGCACAACTATAATACTAATTGCAGAAAGTTCGAAGTTGAAATGCGATTTACATCTTACATTCACTTGGATGACGAGCCAGAATCATTTCGAGACTTAAAAGAAAACAAATTATTCAGAAACTGCTCATCGGCCAGGAAACAAGAAATCAGATATTCTCAAAGAAAAGGAGTAACAACAGAAATGACAACTGAGATTAGTTCATTTGTGGATTTATATAGAAAAACCTTTGAGAGGCAAAACATCTCAGTCGGAGAAGAAAAATTAATTGAGCTGAAAGAATTTCTGGAATCACTGAATAGAGCTGGACTGCTCCTAATCTTTAATTCATACAGCGAGGACGGTAATTTAGGAAGCATAGCTATATTCTTAGTTCAACATGATCAAGCATGTTATTTGTATGGGGCAAGTGATCCAGAGCAAAGAGGCTCTCATACAGGAACGGCAGTACTTTGGGAAGCTTTTGAAGAACTAACTCGGCGAAACGTTGAGGTAGTCGATTTAGAAGGAATCAACAGCCCTAAACGTGGCTGGTTTAAAACAAGCTTTGGTGGTACAATTGAAAGATACTTTTCATTAGCATTAAATAATAAATGA